One genomic window of Xanthobacter dioxanivorans includes the following:
- a CDS encoding ABC transporter permease codes for MEARADAGALAAAPAQRKSAARPLPLARLLANGSVRAGLGLAAFFAFWQAVSGLGIVDGFLLPSPLAVAQALWDLALDGSLWIHLGASLQRVAVGFLLACIAGLALGLVCGWWRTVSDFVRPVVEALRPIPPLAWIPITILWFGLGDAASYFLVFLGAVFPAFVATYTAVRGLDRNQMNAALCLGAKPWQLFWDVLIPASLPIILPGLRIALGVGWMCVVTAELIAAQTGLGYLIQQSRMLFQINNVVAGMVTIGLVGFAMSAILERIERRVNAWAPSERN; via the coding sequence ATGGAAGCGAGAGCCGATGCGGGCGCCCTGGCTGCGGCGCCGGCCCAACGTAAGTCCGCAGCCAGGCCCCTGCCGCTGGCGCGGCTCCTCGCCAACGGGTCGGTTCGCGCGGGCCTCGGCCTCGCCGCCTTCTTCGCCTTCTGGCAAGCGGTGTCGGGGTTGGGCATCGTCGACGGCTTCCTGCTCCCCTCGCCCCTCGCCGTGGCGCAGGCGCTGTGGGACCTCGCGCTCGACGGCTCCCTCTGGATTCATCTCGGCGCCAGCCTCCAGCGCGTCGCCGTCGGCTTCCTTCTCGCCTGCATCGCCGGGCTGGCGCTCGGCCTCGTCTGCGGCTGGTGGCGGACGGTCTCCGACTTCGTGCGGCCCGTGGTCGAGGCGCTGCGGCCGATCCCGCCGCTGGCCTGGATCCCGATCACCATCCTGTGGTTCGGGCTCGGCGACGCGGCCTCCTACTTCCTGGTGTTCCTGGGCGCCGTCTTTCCGGCCTTCGTGGCCACCTACACCGCCGTCCGCGGCCTCGACCGCAACCAGATGAACGCAGCCCTGTGCCTCGGTGCCAAGCCCTGGCAACTGTTCTGGGATGTGCTGATCCCGGCCTCGCTCCCCATCATCCTGCCGGGCCTCCGCATCGCCCTCGGCGTCGGCTGGATGTGCGTCGTCACGGCGGAGCTGATCGCCGCGCAGACGGGGCTCGGCTACCTGATCCAGCAGTCCCGCATGCTGTTCCAGATCAACAACGTGGTGGCCGGCATGGTCACCATCGGCCTGGTCGGCTTCGCCATGTCCGCCATCCTCGAGCGGATCGAGCGTCGCGTGAACGCCTGGGCGCCCTCCGAGCGCAACTGA
- a CDS encoding ABC transporter ATP-binding protein: MAATAARISPSLRAQAPQTTPDDIQIDIRNVGKVYGTKASDDPVVALDGVSLRIRRGEFISLLGPSGCGKSTLLGIIAGFQAASSGQILQDGRPIARPDASRTVVFQDYALFGWMTVQQNIEFGLKAKGMAKAERAEIARALIATVHLTGFEDKYPHQMSGGMKQRAAIARALAPDPDILLMDEPFGALDAQTRVLLQEEIARISSEAGKTVIFVTHGIDEAVFLADRVVVMSPRPGRVREEVLVPLPRPRTAEMRSDPWFVSTVNDLWETLKPEWQKGE; encoded by the coding sequence ATGGCCGCGACCGCCGCACGCATCTCCCCGTCCCTCCGGGCCCAGGCCCCCCAGACGACGCCGGACGACATCCAGATCGACATCCGCAATGTCGGCAAGGTCTACGGCACCAAGGCCTCGGACGATCCCGTCGTCGCGCTGGACGGCGTGAGCCTGCGCATCCGCCGCGGCGAGTTCATCTCGCTGCTCGGCCCCTCCGGCTGCGGAAAGTCGACCCTGCTCGGCATCATCGCCGGGTTCCAGGCGGCATCGAGCGGGCAGATCCTCCAGGACGGCCGCCCGATCGCCAGGCCCGATGCCTCGCGCACGGTGGTGTTCCAGGACTATGCGCTGTTCGGCTGGATGACGGTGCAGCAGAACATCGAGTTCGGCCTCAAGGCGAAGGGCATGGCGAAGGCCGAGCGCGCCGAGATCGCCCGCGCGCTGATCGCCACCGTTCACCTCACCGGGTTCGAGGACAAGTATCCGCACCAGATGTCCGGCGGCATGAAGCAGCGCGCCGCCATCGCCCGCGCCCTCGCCCCCGATCCGGACATCCTGTTGATGGACGAGCCGTTCGGCGCGCTCGACGCGCAGACCCGCGTGCTGCTGCAGGAGGAGATCGCGCGCATTTCCTCGGAGGCCGGCAAGACGGTGATCTTCGTCACCCACGGCATCGACGAGGCCGTGTTCCTGGCGGACCGGGTGGTGGTGATGAGCCCCCGGCCGGGCCGGGTGCGCGAGGAGGTTCTCGTGCCGCTTCCCAGGCCGCGCACGGCCGAGATGCGGTCCGACCCATGGTTCGTCTCCACGGTCAACGACCTGTGGGAGACGCTCAAGCCGGAATGGCAGAAAGGGGAATAA
- a CDS encoding ABC transporter substrate-binding protein: protein MTSGISRRRFGQLAAGLAASLPLATPSILRAQEGDVVRMCWFNTTTVSAQIAHVLMRTDIAARNGLKMEMIQLAASPAITEALVSGAGDVGTLSDFAAVTTMAIGAPVTTVSSQALFRSAVLTTKKSGITKIEDLKGKQVYGTFGITAFQNAQEAVLKAGLVPGKDVTFVNVGPAELADAVGAQRIDAFFTYDPFVSYFESTGHAQVVSQNLTPVIVLSANNRFLQQKPQVLKRLLLANSQALFFAAQNNELVNGWFRSLEPAKNIPEAVLQKASSYDPAWSAKSFTDIKATLSPAQIAKMETLAKWGVEAKLLPRVPDVPKFVNTTIAGEVDKEAAASGFDVKSVKIIRP from the coding sequence GTGACCTCAGGTATCTCGCGCCGCCGCTTCGGCCAGCTCGCCGCTGGCCTCGCCGCCTCCCTCCCGCTCGCGACGCCCTCGATCCTGCGCGCCCAGGAGGGCGACGTGGTCCGGATGTGCTGGTTCAACACGACCACCGTGTCGGCCCAGATCGCACATGTCCTGATGCGGACCGACATCGCCGCCCGCAACGGGCTCAAGATGGAGATGATCCAGCTCGCCGCCTCCCCCGCCATCACCGAGGCGCTGGTCTCCGGCGCCGGTGACGTGGGCACCCTCTCCGACTTCGCGGCGGTGACCACCATGGCCATCGGCGCGCCGGTGACCACCGTCTCCTCGCAGGCGCTCTTCCGCTCGGCGGTGCTGACGACGAAGAAGTCCGGCATCACCAAGATCGAGGACCTCAAGGGCAAGCAGGTCTACGGGACGTTCGGCATCACCGCATTCCAGAACGCGCAGGAAGCCGTGCTGAAGGCCGGGCTCGTGCCGGGCAAGGACGTCACCTTCGTCAATGTCGGCCCGGCGGAGCTCGCCGACGCGGTGGGCGCCCAGCGGATCGACGCCTTCTTCACCTACGACCCGTTCGTCAGCTATTTCGAGAGCACCGGCCATGCGCAGGTCGTCTCGCAGAACCTCACGCCGGTCATCGTGCTTTCGGCCAACAACCGCTTCCTCCAGCAGAAGCCGCAGGTGCTGAAGCGCCTGCTGCTGGCCAATTCGCAAGCCCTGTTCTTCGCCGCGCAGAACAACGAGCTGGTCAATGGCTGGTTCCGCTCGCTGGAGCCGGCCAAGAACATCCCCGAGGCGGTGCTCCAGAAGGCGTCGAGCTACGACCCGGCCTGGAGCGCCAAGTCCTTCACCGACATCAAGGCGACGCTCTCGCCGGCGCAGATCGCCAAGATGGAGACGCTGGCGAAGTGGGGCGTGGAGGCGAAGCTGCTGCCGCGGGTGCCCGACGTGCCCAAGTTCGTCAACACGACGATCGCCGGTGAGGTCGACAAGGAGGCCGCGGCCAGCGGCTTCGACGTGAAAAGCGTGAAGATCATCCGCCCCTGA
- a CDS encoding flavin reductase family protein, translated as MPADARYRLLASTIMPRPIAWVVTASADGIVNAAPYSFFNLFGADRPVVALGILARADRPKDTAANIRATGEFVVNLVPHALTEAMNATCVDAPPEVDETALAGLATVPSLAVRPPRIAASPVGFECRLTHLLETGPGQLLAVGEVLHAHYDRRVLAGDPERPRVDVAALDLVGRMHGASAYTRTRDLFDLHRPLWHGGQDGGAAHHKE; from the coding sequence ATGCCCGCCGACGCGCGCTACCGGCTCCTGGCCTCGACCATCATGCCGCGCCCCATCGCCTGGGTCGTCACCGCGAGCGCGGACGGCATCGTCAATGCCGCCCCCTATTCCTTCTTCAACCTCTTCGGCGCCGACCGGCCGGTGGTCGCGCTCGGCATCCTGGCGCGGGCGGATCGGCCCAAGGACACCGCCGCCAATATCCGCGCCACCGGCGAGTTTGTCGTCAACCTCGTGCCCCATGCGCTGACGGAGGCGATGAACGCCACCTGCGTCGACGCCCCGCCGGAGGTGGACGAGACCGCCCTCGCCGGGCTTGCCACCGTGCCCAGCCTCGCCGTCCGGCCGCCGCGCATCGCCGCGTCCCCGGTCGGCTTCGAATGCCGCCTCACCCACCTCCTGGAGACCGGTCCCGGCCAGCTCCTGGCGGTGGGAGAGGTGCTGCACGCCCACTACGACCGGCGGGTCCTCGCCGGCGATCCCGAACGGCCGCGCGTCGATGTTGCCGCCCTCGACCTCGTCGGGCGGATGCACGGCGCCTCGGCCTATACCCGCACCCGCGACCTCTTCGACCTCCATCGTCCGCTGTGGCATGGCGGACAGGATGGCGGCGCGGCGCATCACAAGGAATGA
- a CDS encoding carbon-nitrogen hydrolase family protein, translating to MSRIKVAAVQAATVPFDGAAATARTVALIADAAATGARLAVFPEAFIGGYPKGLDFGCAIGRRTPEGRADFARYVRGAITVPGPEVDQLAAACEAHDIHAVIGVIERDGGTLYCTALYVGPGALLGKHRKVMPTGSERLVWGFGDGSTLTVVDTPLGRIGGAICWEHYMPLMRAAYYAKGVQIWAAPTADDRETWVSTMQHVAMEGRCFVVGACQVMRRSDFPDDYASRIDAAPDEWMMHGRSVIVGPLGEVLAGPLVDQEGILTAEIDLDDLLGARLDFDPVGHYARPDLFSLAVDEAPQLPVVALTDGGRSEISAGGKA from the coding sequence ATGTCCAGGATCAAGGTGGCCGCGGTCCAGGCCGCAACCGTTCCCTTCGACGGCGCGGCCGCGACCGCGCGCACGGTGGCGCTGATCGCCGACGCGGCCGCGACCGGCGCCAGGCTCGCGGTGTTCCCGGAGGCCTTCATCGGCGGCTATCCCAAGGGGCTCGACTTCGGCTGCGCCATCGGCCGGCGCACGCCCGAGGGCCGGGCGGACTTCGCCCGCTACGTGCGCGGGGCCATCACCGTGCCCGGGCCCGAGGTCGACCAGCTCGCCGCCGCCTGCGAGGCGCACGACATCCACGCGGTGATCGGGGTGATCGAGCGCGACGGCGGGACGCTCTACTGCACGGCGCTGTACGTGGGCCCCGGAGCGCTCCTCGGCAAACACCGCAAGGTCATGCCGACGGGTTCCGAGCGGCTCGTCTGGGGCTTCGGCGACGGCTCGACGCTGACGGTGGTCGACACGCCCCTCGGCCGGATCGGCGGGGCGATCTGCTGGGAGCACTACATGCCGCTGATGCGGGCCGCCTACTATGCCAAGGGCGTCCAGATCTGGGCGGCACCGACCGCCGACGACCGCGAAACCTGGGTTTCCACCATGCAGCACGTGGCGATGGAAGGCCGCTGCTTCGTCGTCGGCGCCTGCCAGGTGATGCGCCGGTCGGATTTCCCGGACGATTATGCGAGCCGCATCGACGCGGCCCCGGACGAGTGGATGATGCACGGCCGCTCCGTCATCGTCGGGCCGCTCGGCGAGGTGCTGGCCGGCCCGCTGGTCGACCAGGAAGGCATCCTGACGGCCGAGATCGACTTGGATGACCTGCTCGGCGCCCGGCTCGATTTCGACCCCGTCGGCCATTACGCCCGGCCCGACCTCTTCAGCCTCGCCGTCGACGAAGCCCCGCAGCTCCCGGTGGTGGCGCTGACTGACGGCGGAAGGTCGGAAATCAGCGCCGGCGGCAAGGCGTAG
- a CDS encoding DUF202 domain-containing protein gives MRVDRGADKGLQPERTGLAWSRTGFVMMLVALLSVRMGMGRSSLLHLAAAALAATAALALFRTSRLRTFLNPGDEEALIRTRIRMIGATSGAVIAMAILHMAAVLRHLFG, from the coding sequence ATGCGCGTGGACCGGGGAGCTGACAAGGGACTGCAGCCCGAGCGTACAGGCCTCGCCTGGTCACGCACCGGGTTCGTCATGATGCTCGTTGCGCTGCTGAGTGTCCGGATGGGCATGGGGCGCAGCAGCCTCCTGCATCTTGCGGCCGCTGCGCTGGCCGCCACTGCTGCACTGGCATTGTTCCGAACAAGCAGGCTCCGAACCTTTCTCAATCCCGGCGATGAGGAAGCATTGATCCGCACTCGCATCAGGATGATCGGCGCCACCAGCGGCGCCGTAATCGCTATGGCTATTCTTCATATGGCGGCCGTCTTGCGCCACCTTTTTGGCTGA
- a CDS encoding YidH family protein, giving the protein MAWLAYPVVIPQLFILRTPASAMTPSLKPATPLKWWQLGTRPDYRFSLANERTFLAWIRTALALIAGAIGIDQFASHLGSPQIRAVLSLVLFCAGGVLAGTAYRRWARAEQAMRHEADLPLSSLLPLLTVFTTLFAAGLAVLMLVH; this is encoded by the coding sequence ATGGCGTGGCTCGCCTATCCAGTCGTCATCCCCCAGCTTTTCATCCTCAGGACACCTGCTTCCGCCATGACGCCTTCGCTCAAGCCCGCAACGCCCCTGAAGTGGTGGCAATTGGGGACGCGGCCCGACTACCGCTTCTCTCTCGCCAATGAGCGGACCTTCCTGGCCTGGATCCGGACGGCCCTGGCGCTCATCGCTGGGGCGATCGGCATCGATCAGTTCGCGTCGCATCTGGGCTCGCCGCAGATCCGGGCGGTTCTTTCCCTCGTTCTTTTCTGTGCAGGCGGCGTGCTGGCCGGGACGGCGTACCGGCGCTGGGCTCGGGCCGAGCAGGCGATGCGGCATGAGGCGGATCTGCCGCTCAGCTCGCTTCTGCCCCTGCTCACGGTCTTCACGACCCTGTTCGCCGCCGGGCTGGCGGTCCTGATGCTCGTGCACTAG
- a CDS encoding glutamine synthetase family protein: MTIATCESRLLSGNLARMGLLDPNAVKTAAEVIASTKDSRLETVRILFADPHGLLRGKTLAIDALESVFRSGMTVPSTLLLKDTSNRTVFPVWSGEAGPLNGAGDVLLVPDPTTFQRLPWAHHSAWMFCDVIFKSGAEIPFAPRTILKNAVRALAEKGYALNVGLEVEFHVFQVDEERLRHSDAGLPGAPPATRLLAQGYQFLSETLYDRLEPVMDELRRHCQALGLPLRSTEVEMGPSQFEFTFDPDSPLAHADNMMRFRALVKEVCARRGLHATFMCRPRVENCAASGWHLHQSLTDVASGRNLFIPDVDNVPTALASHWIAGLLAHAEESCILTTPTVNGYKRYQPFQLAPDRIQWGLDNRGAMIRGLLNAGDTASRIENRVAETTANPYYFFASQILSGLSGIEDELCAPAPSENPYASDAKALPPSMIAAIEAFESGSLYKKRLGEGFVSYISTLKRAEWLRYLRTVSEWEHDEYFSMY; encoded by the coding sequence ATGACGATCGCAACCTGCGAGAGCCGCCTGCTATCGGGGAATCTGGCCAGGATGGGACTCCTGGACCCGAACGCGGTGAAAACCGCGGCTGAGGTCATCGCCTCGACGAAAGACAGCCGACTGGAGACCGTGCGGATCCTTTTCGCCGACCCGCATGGGCTGCTGCGCGGCAAGACGCTGGCGATCGATGCGCTCGAGTCGGTCTTCCGCTCGGGCATGACCGTCCCGTCCACGTTGCTGCTGAAGGATACGTCGAACCGGACGGTTTTCCCGGTCTGGTCCGGCGAGGCCGGGCCCCTGAATGGTGCCGGCGACGTGCTTCTCGTGCCCGACCCGACCACGTTCCAAAGGCTGCCGTGGGCCCACCATTCGGCCTGGATGTTCTGCGATGTGATCTTCAAGTCGGGCGCCGAAATTCCATTTGCGCCGCGCACGATCCTGAAGAACGCCGTCCGGGCGCTGGCCGAAAAAGGCTACGCCCTGAATGTCGGCCTTGAAGTGGAATTCCACGTCTTCCAGGTCGACGAGGAACGACTTCGCCATTCGGACGCGGGCTTGCCCGGCGCGCCGCCGGCCACGCGTCTCCTCGCCCAGGGATACCAGTTTCTTTCGGAAACGCTTTATGACCGGCTGGAGCCGGTGATGGACGAGCTGCGGCGCCACTGCCAGGCGCTGGGCCTCCCGCTCCGGTCCACGGAAGTCGAAATGGGGCCAAGCCAGTTCGAGTTCACCTTCGATCCGGATTCGCCCCTCGCCCACGCCGACAACATGATGCGGTTTCGCGCGCTCGTGAAGGAAGTCTGCGCCCGCCGCGGGCTCCACGCCACGTTCATGTGCCGGCCGCGCGTCGAGAATTGCGCGGCGAGCGGCTGGCACTTGCACCAGTCATTGACCGACGTCGCCTCGGGCAGGAATCTGTTCATCCCCGACGTGGACAACGTGCCGACAGCGCTGGCGAGCCACTGGATCGCGGGCCTTCTCGCCCATGCCGAGGAGAGCTGCATCCTCACGACGCCGACGGTGAACGGCTACAAGAGATACCAACCCTTCCAGCTCGCGCCAGACCGAATCCAGTGGGGCCTCGACAATCGCGGGGCGATGATACGCGGCCTGCTCAACGCCGGCGATACGGCAAGCCGCATCGAGAACCGCGTGGCGGAGACGACGGCCAACCCGTATTATTTCTTCGCCTCCCAAATCCTGTCCGGCTTGTCCGGCATCGAAGACGAGCTTTGCGCTCCCGCCCCGTCCGAAAACCCCTATGCCTCGGATGCGAAAGCGCTTCCGCCGAGCATGATCGCTGCGATCGAGGCTTTTGAATCCGGATCTCTCTACAAAAAGAGACTGGGGGAAGGCTTCGTCTCCTACATCTCCACCCTCAAGCGCGCGGAATGGCTTCGCTATTTGCGCACGGTGTCGGAGTGGGAGCATGATGAATATTTCTCGATGTACTAG